One window of Pirellulales bacterium genomic DNA carries:
- a CDS encoding DUF1570 domain-containing protein — MLPTPLKFVLLVVWMAMLPCQSIALDQLTIKHGDRQQVLTGKVVVSAKDGGVMLMTADGVLWPVTAEDLIERRKDDRPFAPLSSEAIGKKLLAELPAGFETHPTAHYLICYNTSRAYAQWCGGLYERLYKGFTNFWSQRGFNLHEPEMPLVVVIFADRDRYAAHSQDEVGDGAANIIGFYSLKSNRVTMYDLTGVESLRRPDDKRGSTAQINQMLMRPQAESMVATIIHEATHQIAFNCGLQQRFADIPLWVCEGLAIYFETPDLTSGKGWRTIGALNRPRLAQFRQFCVNRPAGSLASLLTDDRRFRDGRQAADAYAEAWALNYFLIRQHPKQYQDYLELLAEKPPLASDEPDERINEFKSCFGDNLQALETEFLHYLERIR, encoded by the coding sequence ATGCTTCCGACGCCTTTGAAATTTGTCCTGCTGGTCGTATGGATGGCGATGCTGCCGTGCCAATCGATCGCCCTCGATCAATTAACGATCAAGCATGGCGATCGGCAGCAAGTGCTGACAGGCAAGGTTGTCGTATCGGCTAAAGACGGCGGCGTGATGCTGATGACCGCCGACGGCGTCTTGTGGCCGGTCACGGCGGAAGATCTAATCGAGCGCCGAAAGGATGATCGGCCATTTGCCCCGCTCTCTTCCGAGGCGATCGGAAAAAAATTGCTCGCCGAATTGCCCGCCGGCTTCGAAACACACCCGACGGCTCATTATTTGATCTGTTACAATACATCGCGGGCATATGCCCAGTGGTGCGGCGGCCTATACGAGCGATTATACAAGGGGTTTACCAATTTCTGGTCGCAGCGAGGATTCAATCTCCACGAGCCGGAAATGCCACTTGTGGTGGTGATCTTTGCCGATCGCGACCGCTATGCGGCACATTCGCAGGATGAGGTTGGAGACGGTGCGGCCAACATTATCGGCTTCTACAGCCTAAAATCGAATCGCGTGACGATGTACGACTTGACGGGCGTCGAATCGTTGCGCCGACCCGATGACAAGCGCGGAAGCACCGCGCAAATCAATCAAATGCTCATGCGGCCGCAAGCCGAGTCGATGGTCGCCACCATTATTCATGAGGCCACGCACCAAATTGCTTTCAATTGCGGACTGCAACAGCGCTTTGCCGACATTCCACTGTGGGTTTGCGAAGGCTTGGCGATATACTTTGAAACCCCCGATCTGACCAGCGGCAAGGGTTGGCGGACGATCGGCGCATTAAATCGGCCGCGCCTGGCGCAATTTCGACAGTTTTGCGTCAACCGACCTGCCGGTTCGCTCGCCTCGTTGCTCACCGACGATCGGCGGTTCCGCGATGGCCGCCAGGCCGCCGATGCCTATGCCGAAGCCTGGGCGTTGAACTATTTTTTGATCCGCCAGCATCCAAAACAGTATCAAGACTACCTCGAACTGCTCGCTGAAAAGCCGCCGCTGGCCAGCGACGAACCGGACGAACGAATCAACGAATTCAAGTCCTGCTTCGGCGACAACTTGCAGGCGCTCGAAACGGAGTTCTTGCATTATTTGGAGCGGATTCGCTAA